Proteins from one Chroococcidiopsis sp. CCMEE 29 genomic window:
- a CDS encoding caspase domain-containing protein: MCPVSVGTSRSTYALETGEAKLWGLLVGVNQYRDENLASLRYSAFDCQGLGDALTDATQGFPRKEIIIHNDLAAQPPQVDTVRASLKQIVAAAKPEDTILLYFSGHGVLDPNSQQVVLCLADTYKDDLLNTGLCLPELLQLLGKSSVNRQMLWLDACHSGDMTLRGAKGEVSVERPLLNPTRQLVEVLRQRATQSKGFYALLSCDQKQRSWEFPELEHGLFTYYLMRGLRGEAADSQGVIEADGLYKYIYHQTLEYIEQTNQRLRLINQQKRNRGETDLHPEYPLQTPKRIVEGVGELVLGLKTSGNTTVGKTSVQPRRALIIDGLSNSQTTLTLSKVLREPGGFELESWPQAGKAWAEVRNAIKICLRSPASSGLAGESPGATSNKEPATALLYLRGEIEEIEDGEAWLVLGDNVRLSRSWLRQELCRAEMIQQIVVLDCPGASSLSNWVEELKLDSKQGQCLIAAAAPPEQPEQFTQALLDTLFAKNQQVGLSIAKWITQLQVRLERLRMPPHVWLSGINGVIEILPNGSRFSSNIHSSKSSLAANSVIKVLLGISGSVPQPVPIAISPGSTLLAATQVVESLPASNHFQEQYSHLEEILKELIGPIAPTLLRQVAAQASGPQAWVENLMQHLPPVQQIELEQRSNSLLQKSTVQPQTKSLSAPSLKPQAIPEPFVHQCEQALASCIGPIATFLVQKALKSHPQVSKAELIEILVAEIPEHQTAIEFRKRLFLDSND, encoded by the coding sequence GGAGATGCCTTGACAGATGCAACGCAGGGATTTCCTCGCAAGGAAATCATCATTCATAATGATTTGGCCGCCCAGCCACCCCAAGTAGACACAGTTCGTGCCAGCCTCAAGCAAATTGTGGCAGCAGCTAAACCAGAGGATACTATCCTGCTCTACTTTTCTGGGCATGGAGTGCTAGATCCCAACAGCCAGCAGGTTGTTTTATGTCTAGCAGATACATACAAAGACGACTTACTCAATACAGGTCTATGCTTGCCGGAACTGTTGCAGCTATTGGGCAAGAGTTCAGTCAACCGCCAAATGCTTTGGCTAGATGCTTGCCATAGCGGTGATATGACTCTGAGGGGAGCCAAGGGAGAAGTATCGGTAGAGCGCCCCCTACTCAACCCTACCCGTCAACTGGTGGAAGTACTACGGCAACGTGCAACTCAAAGCAAAGGATTTTATGCTTTGCTCTCCTGCGACCAAAAGCAACGGTCGTGGGAATTTCCCGAGCTAGAGCATGGACTATTTACTTACTACTTAATGCGGGGACTGCGGGGGGAAGCAGCAGATTCACAAGGTGTAATTGAGGCAGATGGGCTTTACAAATATATTTATCACCAGACGCTGGAATACATTGAACAGACAAATCAACGATTGCGATTGATTAATCAGCAAAAGCGCAATCGAGGAGAAACGGATCTCCACCCGGAATATCCGCTACAAACACCGAAGCGGATTGTGGAAGGAGTAGGAGAACTGGTTCTGGGATTAAAAACCAGTGGCAATACAACTGTTGGCAAGACATCAGTACAACCGCGACGAGCGCTGATTATAGACGGACTATCAAATAGCCAAACAACTCTTACCTTGAGCAAGGTGCTACGCGAACCTGGGGGGTTTGAGTTGGAGTCCTGGCCACAAGCAGGAAAGGCGTGGGCAGAAGTAAGAAATGCGATCAAAATCTGTCTGCGATCGCCTGCATCCAGCGGTTTGGCTGGAGAGTCCCCAGGCGCCACTTCAAACAAAGAGCCAGCAACTGCCCTGTTGTATTTGCGGGGAGAAATTGAGGAGATCGAAGACGGGGAAGCTTGGCTGGTATTAGGAGATAACGTTAGGCTCAGCCGCTCCTGGTTAAGGCAGGAGTTGTGCCGAGCAGAAATGATTCAACAGATAGTTGTGTTGGATTGTCCTGGAGCGAGTTCACTCTCTAATTGGGTAGAAGAGCTCAAACTTGATTCTAAGCAAGGACAGTGTTTAATCGCGGCAGCTGCTCCCCCAGAGCAGCCTGAACAATTTACTCAAGCGTTATTAGACACGCTGTTTGCTAAGAATCAACAAGTCGGGTTATCGATAGCAAAGTGGATTACCCAATTGCAGGTGAGACTAGAGAGGCTACGTATGCCTCCCCATGTTTGGTTATCAGGAATAAACGGTGTAATTGAAATCTTGCCCAATGGTAGCCGCTTTTCCAGTAATATACATTCCTCTAAATCATCCCTGGCAGCAAACAGTGTAATTAAAGTTTTACTCGGTATCAGTGGGTCAGTGCCTCAGCCGGTGCCGATCGCGATATCCCCTGGTTCCACACTCCTCGCTGCGACCCAGGTAGTAGAATCTTTGCCGGCTTCAAACCATTTTCAGGAACAGTACTCCCATCTGGAGGAGATTCTGAAGGAACTTATTGGTCCGATCGCTCCTACTTTGCTACGTCAAGTTGCAGCACAAGCATCTGGTCCCCAAGCATGGGTAGAGAACTTAATGCAGCACTTGCCACCTGTTCAACAAATTGAACTGGAGCAGCGGTCAAACTCGCTTTTGCAAAAGTCTACGGTTCAACCGCAAACGAAATCATTGAGTGCTCCCAGCTTAAAACCTCAAGCAATTCCTGAACCGTTTGTGCATCAGTGCGAGCAAGCTTTAGCTAGTTGCATTGGTCCAATCGCTACTTTCTTAGTACAGAAAGCTCTGAAATCTCATCCGCAAGTTTCTAAAGCCGAGCTAATAGAAATTTTGGTAGCAGAAATTCCAGAGCATCAAACAGCGATTGAATTTCGTAAGCGCCTATTCCTTGATTCAAATGATTAA
- a CDS encoding DUF3365 domain-containing protein — MLRKLKLASKFTLILMLVFIGGIFISGAALSKALEHRAEKEVTSQALLLIQAMNSVRNYTSEHVNPLLASRLETEPVFIPETVPAFSATEVFENFRKNETYKNFFYKEATLNPTNLRDKADSFETKLVEQFRNQPETTEITGFRTVPGGEVFYIARPLVIKKESCLRCHSTPENAPKSQLATYGAEWGFGWKLNEIVAAQMISVPSDEVFASARQSLSLVMGILVGIFAIVVLCLNFFLKRAVIQPIKKISRVAQQVSTGDMAADFEQTSSDEIGVLAASFNRMKSSLEIAMKLLNQQSH, encoded by the coding sequence ATGTTAAGAAAGCTTAAGCTCGCGAGTAAATTTACTTTAATATTGATGCTGGTTTTCATCGGCGGCATTTTCATCAGTGGTGCTGCTTTATCAAAGGCGCTGGAACACAGAGCAGAAAAAGAGGTAACTTCTCAGGCGCTGCTGCTGATCCAAGCGATGAACTCAGTTAGAAATTATACCAGCGAACATGTCAATCCACTCTTGGCATCTAGGCTTGAAACTGAACCAGTGTTCATCCCGGAAACAGTACCTGCCTTCTCTGCTACAGAGGTATTTGAAAACTTTCGCAAGAATGAAACTTATAAAAATTTCTTTTACAAAGAAGCAACTCTGAATCCTACAAACTTGCGAGATAAAGCTGACAGCTTTGAAACTAAACTGGTAGAGCAGTTTCGCAATCAACCAGAGACTACAGAAATCACAGGTTTTCGCACCGTTCCTGGAGGAGAGGTGTTTTACATTGCTCGACCTTTGGTTATTAAAAAAGAAAGCTGTCTTCGGTGCCATTCAACGCCAGAAAATGCTCCTAAGAGTCAGTTAGCAACCTATGGAGCAGAATGGGGCTTTGGTTGGAAGCTCAATGAAATTGTTGCAGCTCAAATGATCTCTGTGCCATCAGATGAAGTATTTGCCAGCGCTCGGCAGTCTTTATCTTTAGTGATGGGTATTTTAGTTGGGATCTTTGCAATTGTTGTGCTTTGCCTTAATTTTTTCCTCAAACGAGCAGTGATCCAGCCAATTAAAAAGATTTCTAGAGTAGCTCAACAAGTGAGTACCGGAGACATGGCTGCTGATTTTGAGCAAACCTCAAGTGATGAAATTGGTGTCTTAGCAGCATCATTTAACCGCATGAAGTCAAGTCTAGAAATAGCGATGAAGCTGCTAAATCAGCAGAGCCATTAA